From a region of the Malania oleifera isolate guangnan ecotype guangnan chromosome 12, ASM2987363v1, whole genome shotgun sequence genome:
- the LOC131144630 gene encoding probable apyrase 6 isoform X1 — protein sequence MRRSNARAPSSESKSENMDSIRLPIRPTSVRSNLFSRNPKHSSRSNLLIFASIAITVAAFCYVFVITRGHRSSIKRRFGIVIDGGSTGTRIHVFEYGVDNGGPVFDFGKGGLVSMRVNPGLSAYAEDPEGAGKSLVELLEFGKGRVPKEHWGETQVRLMATAGLRMLELGVQERILDSCKRVLRSSGFMFRDNWASVITGSDEGIYAWAVANYALGTLGGDPRQTTGIIELGGASAQVTFVSSEPMPPEYSHSLRFGNVTYNLYSHSLLHFGQNVAFESLRDSLRSGDLKLSTESLHKVISIDPCAPKGYSHDLESLNLSPDSLAGRNDQPTIHARGNFTECRSASLMLLHKGKERCSYQNCYLGSTFVPKLRGNFLATENFFYTSKFFGLAPRASLSDLMIAGQQFCEEDWSKLKRKFHSFEEEDLLRYCFSSAYIVALLHDSLGIALDEKRIGFTNQVGDIPLDWALGAFILQSTTDLDVEHSGWVANIINDESPTLLSLVFICLILMFTAWSISKWRKPQLKTIYDLEKGRYIVTRINRSRCAP from the exons atgCGACGATCGAATGCTCGTGCGCCGTCGTCCGAATCTAAGTCCGAAAATATGGATTCGATAAGGCTTCCGATCCGACCCACTTCCGTTCGATCCAACCTCTTCTCTCGAAACCCCAAGCACTCCTCGCGATCCAACTTGTTGATCTTCGCGTCCATTGCGATCACAGTCGCGGCGTTCTGTTATGTGTTCGTGATCACGAGGGGTCATCGGAGCTCGATCAAGAGGCGATTTGGGATTGTCATCGATGGCGGGAGTACGGGAACCCGAATTCACGTGTTTGAGTACGGGGTGGACAACGGAGGTCCGGTGTTTGATTTCGGTAAAGGTGGGTTGGTATCGATGAGGGTGAACCCGGGGTTGTCGGCGTACGCGGAGGATCCGGAGGGTGCGGGCAAGTCACTAGTGGAGCTTCTGGAGTTTGGAAAGGGTAGAGTCCCGAAGGAGCACTGGGGGGAGACACAGGTCAGGCTTATGGCGACCGCAGGATTGAGGATGCTTGAGTTGGGGGTCCAGGAGAGAATACTGGACTCGTGCAAGCGGGTTTTGAGGTCGTCAGGTTTTATGTTTCGCGATAATTGGGCATCGGTGATTACGG GATCTGATGAAGGGATTTATGCTTGGGCTGTGGCAAACTATGCCCTTGGCACTCTTGGAGGTGATCCTCGGCAAACAACTGGTATTATTGAACTTGGTGGGGCATCTGCACAG GTAACCTTTGTTTCAAGTGAACCAATGCCTCCTGAATACTCGCATTCTCTTAGGTTTGGGAATGTTACTTACAATCTCTACAGCCACAGCTTGCTCCATTTTGGGCAG AATGTTGCATTTGAATCATTGCGGGACTCACTTCGTTCTGGAGACCTAAAATTGT CTACTGAATCTCTTCACAAGGTTATCTCAATAGATCCTTGTGCTCCTAAAGGTTATTCACATGACCTGGAATCATTGAATCTCTCTCCTGATTCTTTAGCTGGAAGGAATGACCAACCTACTATTCATGCCAGGGGTAACTTCACGGAATGCAGATCTGCTTCATTGATGTTGTTGCACAAAGGAAAAG AAAGATGCTCCTACCAGAACTGCTACTTAGGATCAACTTTTGTACCCAAGCTTCGTGGAAATTTTTTAGCCacagaaaattttttttatacatCAAAG TTTTTTGGGTTGGCTCCAAGGGCGTCTCTTTCTGATCTGATGATAGCTGGACAACAATTTTGTGAAGAAGATTGGTCCAAGTTAAAAAGGAAATTTCACTCATTTGAGGAGGAAGATTTACTGCGTTATTGCTTCTCATCAGCATACATTGTGGCTCTACTTCATGACAGCCTTGGAATTGCCTTAGATGAAAAAAG GATTGGCTTTACTAATCAGGTGGGGGATATCCCACTTGACTGGGCATTGGGAGCATTCATTTTACAGAGCACAACTGACTTGGATGTAGAGCACTCTGGCTGGGTTGCTAACATTATCAACGACGAATCCCCGACGCTGCTCTCCCTAGTTTTCATTTGTCTCATTTTGATGTTCACAGCATGGTCCATATCAAAATGGAGGAAACCCCAGTTGAAAACAATATACGATCTGGAGAAAGGACGCTATATAGTTACACGTATCAATAGAAGTAGATGTGCTCCCTGA
- the LOC131144630 gene encoding probable apyrase 6 isoform X2 has translation MRRSNARAPSSESKSENMDSIRLPIRPTSVRSNLFSRNPKHSSRSNLLIFASIAITVAAFCYVFVITRGHRSSIKRRFGIVIDGGSTGTRIHVFEYGVDNGGPVFDFGKGGLVSMRVNPGLSAYAEDPEGAGKSLVELLEFGKGRVPKEHWGETQVRLMATAGLRMLELGVQERILDSCKRVLRSSGFMFRDNWASVITGSDEGIYAWAVANYALGTLGGDPRQTTGIIELGGASAQVTFVSSEPMPPEYSHSLRFGNVTYNLYSHSLLHFGQNVAFESLRDSLRSGDLKLYPCAPKGYSHDLESLNLSPDSLAGRNDQPTIHARGNFTECRSASLMLLHKGKERCSYQNCYLGSTFVPKLRGNFLATENFFYTSKFFGLAPRASLSDLMIAGQQFCEEDWSKLKRKFHSFEEEDLLRYCFSSAYIVALLHDSLGIALDEKRIGFTNQVGDIPLDWALGAFILQSTTDLDVEHSGWVANIINDESPTLLSLVFICLILMFTAWSISKWRKPQLKTIYDLEKGRYIVTRINRSRCAP, from the exons atgCGACGATCGAATGCTCGTGCGCCGTCGTCCGAATCTAAGTCCGAAAATATGGATTCGATAAGGCTTCCGATCCGACCCACTTCCGTTCGATCCAACCTCTTCTCTCGAAACCCCAAGCACTCCTCGCGATCCAACTTGTTGATCTTCGCGTCCATTGCGATCACAGTCGCGGCGTTCTGTTATGTGTTCGTGATCACGAGGGGTCATCGGAGCTCGATCAAGAGGCGATTTGGGATTGTCATCGATGGCGGGAGTACGGGAACCCGAATTCACGTGTTTGAGTACGGGGTGGACAACGGAGGTCCGGTGTTTGATTTCGGTAAAGGTGGGTTGGTATCGATGAGGGTGAACCCGGGGTTGTCGGCGTACGCGGAGGATCCGGAGGGTGCGGGCAAGTCACTAGTGGAGCTTCTGGAGTTTGGAAAGGGTAGAGTCCCGAAGGAGCACTGGGGGGAGACACAGGTCAGGCTTATGGCGACCGCAGGATTGAGGATGCTTGAGTTGGGGGTCCAGGAGAGAATACTGGACTCGTGCAAGCGGGTTTTGAGGTCGTCAGGTTTTATGTTTCGCGATAATTGGGCATCGGTGATTACGG GATCTGATGAAGGGATTTATGCTTGGGCTGTGGCAAACTATGCCCTTGGCACTCTTGGAGGTGATCCTCGGCAAACAACTGGTATTATTGAACTTGGTGGGGCATCTGCACAG GTAACCTTTGTTTCAAGTGAACCAATGCCTCCTGAATACTCGCATTCTCTTAGGTTTGGGAATGTTACTTACAATCTCTACAGCCACAGCTTGCTCCATTTTGGGCAG AATGTTGCATTTGAATCATTGCGGGACTCACTTCGTTCTGGAGACCTAAAATTGT ATCCTTGTGCTCCTAAAGGTTATTCACATGACCTGGAATCATTGAATCTCTCTCCTGATTCTTTAGCTGGAAGGAATGACCAACCTACTATTCATGCCAGGGGTAACTTCACGGAATGCAGATCTGCTTCATTGATGTTGTTGCACAAAGGAAAAG AAAGATGCTCCTACCAGAACTGCTACTTAGGATCAACTTTTGTACCCAAGCTTCGTGGAAATTTTTTAGCCacagaaaattttttttatacatCAAAG TTTTTTGGGTTGGCTCCAAGGGCGTCTCTTTCTGATCTGATGATAGCTGGACAACAATTTTGTGAAGAAGATTGGTCCAAGTTAAAAAGGAAATTTCACTCATTTGAGGAGGAAGATTTACTGCGTTATTGCTTCTCATCAGCATACATTGTGGCTCTACTTCATGACAGCCTTGGAATTGCCTTAGATGAAAAAAG GATTGGCTTTACTAATCAGGTGGGGGATATCCCACTTGACTGGGCATTGGGAGCATTCATTTTACAGAGCACAACTGACTTGGATGTAGAGCACTCTGGCTGGGTTGCTAACATTATCAACGACGAATCCCCGACGCTGCTCTCCCTAGTTTTCATTTGTCTCATTTTGATGTTCACAGCATGGTCCATATCAAAATGGAGGAAACCCCAGTTGAAAACAATATACGATCTGGAGAAAGGACGCTATATAGTTACACGTATCAATAGAAGTAGATGTGCTCCCTGA